One Perca flavescens isolate YP-PL-M2 chromosome 14, PFLA_1.0, whole genome shotgun sequence genomic window carries:
- the rprd2a gene encoding regulation of nuclear pre-mRNA domain-containing protein 2a: protein MAAGAGAASGGSLESTLEKKFRGVSNTMDSIQALSTWCIDNKKYHSLIVRHWMKCLRKSDTSHRLNLFYVANDVIQNCKRKNAIVYRTAFAEMLPDAFLLVNNDGDPKVIKSVERILSIWEDRGVYSGALITELKSTLVKEESPPETPVEQKTPVESKADLQSKVVAEFVPQALFDELSKYKKSLEELDLREKQLAAMRVDICSSDALKRLKDKAGGKKFSKDFEEGSAQLQEFVKFFDKQIKTGPPLMEALSNADIFYEMQYKEVKIVANAYQTFANRVSHLKRKLDTLKATLPDLDESPIPSPSADAPSPTGSESPFRGLELARPDPDLDGCAMDEEAEPPAPSPLSSPGGSPKRKETLGENDNREVEDMELSEEEMDGSGIIVEEQIESTTHPKVSTAKTEPSVATEQPVTQVTPLVATPVAAPSVAAVESVDLGKISSILNSLNSVMKNTGPLVESPPAAAPAPAPAPAGSSLKTTPAASVASQDASSLVNLLSKVDMSPADLLGALSKVQGQTSLEGITSLLSSPAANVSSDSSSTGKIPPSSTSAPVVPSQSPSLSSDAPVPSSHTSTVRQSTSSQAPPQTSIPASALVQALHRDMDLTTEPEPSISSNSLESKIHNFLQGNPAFNAFGLGLSTNLSPVTGTDTQGGTPVWDEGGGTPTQDEIMDKPVVVPLLSTPNQPSSAETVNSAPITYQNSSQQNHNNPQQQAYMQPGVAQNGQVYQMSEHGITAPAAQYQQISAQTGGPVPGKRATGSACSTHIEGFQGVSERGWYGDTYPEGNSQQRGYNLTAPGGAGENKASGLYPYQTETFQEPQELASQQGATTSPGFFRSTLPPVPKLPPPPPVFAAPPSTTSSMMMPAVQQPVPGAGTGEVIGARVDSVISGMVVHDHQHKSMFHPDDSLFDLDRPRPPPPEDFHPHPDGPRHHELRHHDALFFQDDPYRHPDDPYYRPGSPPHHYPRVQERLTPPFSPSEDPYYAHDYQRHSPPPPHYTPRRPPPPRHFEIRHPGLRPPHRPPHPAHHPHPRGPPRGPFPRFHGPDPRLRGKRPGPRGGGNPGPMFPPKRPFPPPRY from the exons ATGGCAGCTGGAGCAGGAGCCGCTTCTGGCGGCTCTCTAGAGTCTACTTTAGAGAAGAAGTTTCGAGGTGTTTCCAACACGATGGATTCAATTCAAGCACTGTCAACGTGGTGCATCGACAACAAGAAGTACCACAGCCTGATTGTGCGACACTGGATGAAGTGTTTGAGGAAAT CTGATACTTCACACAGGCTCAACCTTTTTTACGTCGCCAACGATGTCATTCAgaactgtaaaagaaaaaatgccATTGTTTATCGCACGGCGTTCGCCGAGATGCTCCCTGACGCCTTCTTGCTGGTCAA CAATGATGGCGACCCTAAGGTAATTAAATCGGTGGAGAGGATACTGTCCATCTGGGAGGACAGGGGTGTGTATTCAGGGGCGCTCATTACTGAGCTTAAGAGTACCTTAGTTAAAGAGGAGTCCCCTCCTGAGACACCCGTGGAGCAAAAAA ctccaGTCGAGTCTAAAGCAGACCTACAGTCCAAGGTTGTGGCTGAGTTTGTG CCCCAGGCACTATTTGACGAACTGTCCAAGTACAAGAAATCTCTGGAGGAGTTGGACCTGAGAGAAAAACAGCTGGCAGCTATGAGGGTTGACATCTGCAGTTCTGATGCCCTCAAGAGACTCAAAG ATAAGGCTGGAGGAAAGAAATTCTCCAAGGACTTTGAGGAAGGAAGTGCGCAACTACAGGAGTTTGTCAAGTTCTTtgacaaacaaatcaaaacaggGCCTCCTCTCATGGAGGCTCTCAGCAACGCAGATATCTTCTACGAGATGCAGTACAAGGAGGTCAAGATTGTTGCTAAT GCCTACCAGACGTTTGCCAACCGGGTGTCCCACCTAAAACGTAAATTGGACACCCTGAAGGCCACCTTGCCAGACCTGGACGAGTCACCCATCCCCTCACCCTCTGCAGATGCACCGTCTCCAACGGGCTCAGAGTCCCCTTTCCGGGGTCTGGAATTGGCCCGCCCCGATCCAGATCTTGATGGCTGTGCTATGGATGAGGAGGCAGAGCCACCGGCCCCGAGCCCTCTGTCCTCACCGGGAGGATCCCCCAAACGCAAAGAGACTCTCGGGGAGAATGATAACCGTGAAGTGGAAGACATGGAGCTCTCTGAGGAAGAAATGGACGGCAGTGGCATTATAG TTGAGGAGCAGATCGAAAGCACCACCCACCCAAAGGTGTCCACTGCAAAAACGGAGCCATCGGTGGCGACAGAGCAGCCTGTCACACAGGTCACACCCCTAGTAGCGACTCCTGTAGCAGCTCCTTCAGTAGCAGCAGTGGAAAGTGTTGACCTGGGTAAAATTAGCTCCATCCTCAACAGTTTGAATTCAGTCATGAAAAACACAG GACCATTAGTGGAGAGTCCTCCTGCAGCTGCCCCTGCCCCTGCCCCTGCCCCTGCCGGCTCCTCATTGAAGACTACACCTGCTGCCTCTGTGGCCTCGCAGGATGCTAGTTCACTGGTGAACCTCCTCTCCAAGGTGGACATGAGTCCTGCAGACCTCCTCGGCGCTCTCTCCAAAGTCCAGGGCCAAACCAGTCTTGAGG GTATAACTTCTCTTCTGAGTAGCCCAGCTGCAAATGTATCCTCAGACTCCTCCAGTACAGGCAAGATTCCTCCCTCATCCACATCTGCACCAGTAGTGCCCTCTCAGAGCCCGTCTCTCTCCTCTGATGCACCTGTGCCTTCCTCACACACCTCCACTGTAAGGCAGAGCACAAGCTCCCAAGCGCCCCCCCAAACTTCTATCCCAGCCTCTGCCCTGGTCCAGGCTCTCCATAGAGACATGGATTTGACAACCGAGCCAGAACCGTCCATATCTTCTAACAGTTTAGAGTCTAAAATCCACAACTTCCTGCAGGGGAACCCTGCCTTCAATGCATTTGGCTTAGGTCTTTCTACCAACCTCAGCCCAGTAACTGGGACAGACACCCAGGGTGGGACCCCAGTGTGGGATGAGGGCGGAGGCACTCCAACTCAAGATGAGATCATGGACAAGCCTGTGGTGGTCCCGTTACTTTCTACCCCAAATCAGCCATCGAGTGCAGAAACGGTTAACAGTGCTCCTATTACATACCAGAACAGCAGTCAGCAGAACCACAACAATCCCCAACAGCAAGCTTACATGCAGCCAGGTGTGGCTCAGAATGGGCAGGTCTACCAGATGTCAGAGCATGGGATTACTGCACCTGCTGCACAATACCAGCAGATTTCTGCACAAACAGGAGGGCCAGTGCCTGGAAAAAGAGCCACAGGCAGTGCATGTAGCACTCATATTGAAGGCTTTCAGGGGGTGAGTGAAAGGGGTTGGTATGGTGACACTTACCCAGAGGGGAACTCTCAGCAAAGAGGCTACAATTTGACAGCACCTGGAGGCGCTGGAGAAAACAAGGCATCGGGACTTTATCCATACCAAACCGAGACATTTCAGGAACCTCAAGAGTTGGCCTCCCAGCAGGGCGCCACCACATCCCCTGGTTTCTTCAGAAGCACCCTCCCTCCTGTCCCAAagctccctccccctcctcctgtctttgCCGCCCCTCCTTCCACGACCAGCAGTATGATGATGCCGGCAGTGCAGCAGCCGGTGCCTGGCGCTGGCACAGGGGAGGTGATTGGGGCCAGAGTCGACAGTGTCATCAGTGGGATGGTGGTCCACGACCATCAACACAAATCCATGTTTCATCCTGATGATTCGCTGTTTGATCTTGACCGACCTCGCCCTCCTCCCCCTGAGGATTTTCACCCTCACCCAGACGGCCCACGTCATCATGAGCTTCGTCATCATGATGCCCTTTTCTTTCAAGACGACCCTTACCGCCACCCAGATGATCCCTATTACAGGCCAGGCAGCCCTCCGCACCACTACCCCAGAGTTCAAGAGCGCCTCactccccctttctcaccctCAGAGGACCCCTACTATGCCCATGACTACCAGCGGCACAGCCCCCCTCCTCCGCACTACACTCCAAGGAGACCACCACCACCACGTCATTTTGAAATCCGTCATCCTGGTCTACGGCCTCCACATCGGCCTCCCCACCCAGCACACCACCCGCACCCCAGAGGACCTCCACGTGGACCATTTCCTCGGTTCCACGGCCCCGATCCAAGGTTAAGAGGCAAACGTCCAGGTCCAAGAGGAGGCGGAAATCCTGGGCCAATGTTCCCCCCGAAAAGACCCTTTCCACCCCCACGGTACTGA
- the ciarta gene encoding circadian associated repressor of transcription a — translation MNSLGSSSKWPSYDSLTSTSSFLFSESEQTEDEADVLSEGEGDSGIRKSLSGDEGIILSGNYLKFPPHSDQLHSMSKSDQPEHCPDETKRLDPASFSGADTLGSSSATPGDLAFAQKCADLWRFIGPLLELLHGLKTGRFNRGLSSFQQSVAIDRLQRILGILQKPEMGEKYLQNLLQIEMMLKIWFPRVAFQSTDIQSKTFTPRVRPHWRQNQLHMPVKKRKLSLSENDDSREVPTKNKHYQHGKHWSCQAVTPLDTISTCLPGSSKKPRAPEDETVEGSCTAEHEFTYSTGTLSRPLYLCSKRANKNRKQSVISLPSSCEIPATQDSSVSSSDIITTTTDSP, via the exons ATGAATTCATTGGGCAGTTCTTCCAAATGGCCATCTTATGACTCGCTAACCTCCACCTCAAGCTTTCTCTTCAGTGAGAGTGAGCAGACTGAGGATGAAGCAGACGTCTTGTCTGAGGGAGAAGGAGACAGTGGAATAAGAAAGTCCCTCTCAGGCGATGAAGGAATCATACTCTCTGGAAATTACCTTAAATTCCCACCACATTCAGATCAGCTGCACTCAATGTCTAAGAGCGACCAGCCTGAACACTGCCCTGATGAAACTAAGCGTCTCGACCCAGCTTCTTTTTCTGGAGCTGACACGTTAGGCTCATCTTCAGCGACACCAGGAGACCTGGCCTTCGCTCAGAAA TGTGCAGATTTGTGGAGGTTTATTGGCCCTTTGCTTGAGCTTCTCCATGGACTAAAGACTGGGCGGTTTAACAGAG GTCTATCCAGTTTCCAGCAGAGTGTTGCAATAGACAGATTACAGAGGATTCTTGGAATTCTACAGAAGCCTGAAATGGG TGAGAAATACCTCCAAAACCTGCTGCAGATAGAGATGATGCTCAAAATATGGTTCCCTCGGGTGGCATTTCAGTCCACGGATATACAGAGCAAGACCTTCACTCCCAGAGTTCGACCACACTGGCGCCAAAACCAGCTCCACATGCCAGTTAAG AAGAGAAAACTGAGCTTGTCAGAGAATGACGACTCCAGAGAAGTCCCAACCAAGAATAAGCACtatcaacatggaaaacatTGGAGCTGCCAGGCTGTGACTCCACTTGACACAATTTCCACATGTCTACCTGGATCATCTAAAAAACCGAGAGCTCCAGAGGATGAAACCGTTGAGGGCAGCTGTACAGCTGAACATGAGTTTACATACAGCACTGGCACTTTAAGCAGGCCGTTATATTTATGTAGCAAGAGAGCGAATAAGAATCGGAAGCAGTCTGTGATTTCTCTGCCCTCCTCTTGTGAAATCCCAGCTACACAGGACAGCTCAGTGTCCTCAAGTGACATCATAACAACTACAACTGACTCACCTTAG